The following proteins come from a genomic window of Nocardioides albertanoniae:
- a CDS encoding DUF6167 family protein, with product MRGAIWFVAGAGAGIYAMVRGRRAAEAFTADGLRDRAQALGVGARIFRDELAIGKAEKEVELREWIGAMADPQKQIGAAGAEQHRLGLNGPTEDPKQNTEGSTP from the coding sequence ATGAGGGGCGCGATCTGGTTCGTGGCCGGCGCCGGCGCCGGCATCTACGCGATGGTGCGAGGGCGCAGGGCAGCAGAGGCGTTCACCGCCGACGGGCTGCGCGACCGCGCCCAGGCGCTCGGCGTGGGCGCGCGGATCTTCCGCGACGAGCTGGCCATCGGAAAGGCCGAGAAAGAGGTCGAGCTCCGGGAGTGGATCGGGGCCATGGCCGATCCGCAGAAACAGATTGGCGCCGCCGGCGCCGAGCAGCACAGACTTGGACTGAACGGGCCAACCGAGGACCCGAAGCAGAACACGGAAGGTAGTACCCCCTGA